In Gemmatimonadota bacterium, the following are encoded in one genomic region:
- a CDS encoding 2-oxoacid:ferredoxin oxidoreductase subunit beta: MAEVRTADTAKTTAPERAGQASQSEPAKPPKPAAKRTLKDYRSEVKPTWCPGCGDFGVLAALQRALAERNLDPKDVVIVSGIGCSGRLPEFVNAYGLHVVHGRALPAAQGVKAANPDLTVIAVGGDGDGFAIGGGHVPHAVRRNQDITYIVMDNQVYGLTKGQPSPSTPTGMQALRRSVSMPKMAPYEGVLEGQLNILAMVIVYGCSFVARTFSSQATEMAKTIGRGLDHPGFAFVHAMSPCPTFYNTYDPWKESFMPLPDEWDTGDRIKAIDMAMEEVGDGVFHSGVFFQDVYRTYTDKLQDVYAKAYGDEQATIDALMDQYA; this comes from the coding sequence ATGGCTGAAGTCCGAACGGCCGACACGGCCAAGACCACGGCGCCCGAGCGGGCCGGTCAGGCCAGTCAGTCCGAGCCGGCCAAGCCGCCCAAGCCGGCTGCAAAACGAACGCTCAAGGACTACCGGAGCGAAGTCAAGCCCACCTGGTGCCCCGGTTGCGGGGATTTCGGCGTGCTTGCCGCATTGCAGCGCGCGCTTGCCGAACGCAACCTGGATCCAAAGGACGTGGTCATCGTTTCGGGCATCGGCTGTTCCGGCCGCCTGCCTGAATTCGTCAACGCTTACGGCCTGCACGTGGTGCACGGACGGGCGCTGCCCGCGGCCCAGGGCGTCAAGGCGGCCAATCCCGACCTGACCGTCATCGCCGTCGGCGGCGACGGCGACGGTTTCGCCATCGGCGGCGGCCACGTGCCCCACGCCGTACGCCGCAACCAGGACATCACCTACATCGTGATGGACAACCAGGTGTACGGTCTGACCAAGGGCCAGCCGTCACCCAGCACGCCCACGGGGATGCAGGCGTTGCGGCGCAGCGTTTCCATGCCCAAGATGGCGCCCTACGAAGGCGTGCTGGAAGGCCAGTTGAACATCCTGGCCATGGTGATCGTGTACGGCTGCAGTTTCGTCGCGCGCACGTTCTCCAGCCAGGCGACGGAAATGGCGAAAACCATCGGCCGGGGGCTCGATCACCCCGGGTTCGCCTTCGTCCACGCGATGAGTCCCTGCCCCACCTTCTACAACACCTACGACCCCTGGAAAGAGTCTTTCATGCCGTTGCCGGACGAGTGGGACACGGGCGACCGGATCAAGGCGATCGACATGGCCATGGAAGAGGTGGGCGACGGCGTCTTCCACAGCGGCGTGTTCTTCCAGGACGTGTACCGCACCTACACCGACAAGCTGCAGGATGTGTACGCCAAGGCCTACGGCGACGAGCAGGCGACCATCGACGCCCTGATGGACCAGTACGCCTGA
- the purU gene encoding formyltetrahydrofolate deformylase, translated as MKTRTVKNFLLALSCPKRTGLIYTVTRWLAEQGCHVIESDTYIDPFSERFFMRVHFGGPVTLGSLWRTFAPLADELEMQWDLSSDDTRPRALIMVSRELHCLLDLLNRTRMDKLRLDIPLIISNHPDAGQLATESGIDFLHLPITPENKEEQEERLIDEIEENNIDFVVLARYMRIIGPEVCERMAGRIINIHHSFLPGFKGARPYHQAHRRGVKLIGATAHYVTADLDEGPIIEQDVETVTHRMSPAELTAVGHDIERIVLARAVLYHIQRRVLINGRRTVVFR; from the coding sequence ATGAAGACACGCACCGTAAAGAACTTCCTGCTGGCCCTGTCCTGTCCCAAGCGCACGGGACTGATCTACACCGTGACCCGCTGGCTGGCGGAACAGGGCTGCCACGTCATCGAAAGCGACACGTACATCGATCCGTTCAGCGAGCGGTTCTTCATGCGGGTGCATTTCGGCGGTCCGGTAACGCTGGGGTCCCTGTGGCGGACCTTCGCACCCCTGGCGGATGAGCTCGAGATGCAGTGGGACCTCTCTTCCGACGACACCCGGCCGCGGGCGCTCATCATGGTGTCGCGGGAATTGCACTGCCTGCTGGACCTGCTGAACCGCACCCGCATGGACAAGCTCAGGCTGGATATTCCGCTGATCATCTCCAATCACCCGGACGCCGGACAACTGGCGACGGAATCGGGCATCGACTTCCTGCACCTGCCCATCACGCCGGAGAACAAGGAAGAGCAGGAGGAGCGGCTGATCGACGAGATCGAGGAAAACAACATCGATTTCGTCGTGCTGGCCCGGTACATGCGGATCATCGGCCCCGAGGTCTGCGAGCGGATGGCGGGCCGCATCATCAACATCCACCACTCCTTCCTGCCGGGTTTCAAGGGCGCCCGGCCCTACCACCAGGCCCATCGGCGCGGAGTGAAGCTGATCGGCGCCACCGCCCATTACGTGACGGCCGACCTCGACGAAGGTCCGATCATCGAGCAGGACGTGGAGACCGTGACCCATCGCATGTCTCCGGCGGAACTGACGGCCGTGGGGCACGACATCGAACGCATCGTGCTGGCGCGGGCCGTACTCTACCACATACAGCGGCGCGTATTGATCAACGGTCGCCGTACCGTGGTGTTCCGGTGA
- a CDS encoding methyltransferase domain-containing protein, translating to MPPFAVPTELARRYDVCFKSIAIGKWVNLDMLAVRDPDVLIDEIDPEFYDEDERLPYWAEIWPSAIGLGRHLFEYPAPAGSRILELGCGIGLAGIAAAAAGLAVTACDYEEDALAFARYNARLNALDGRVSFRFLDWRNPDLDRKYAIVIGSDILYERPNHDPIQRLLHETLEKGGMFLASDPDRRAAAPFVESMIARGYRHSAQPRKVKFESKDNRVIVHRFLKAD from the coding sequence ATGCCACCGTTCGCCGTACCCACCGAGCTGGCCCGCCGTTACGACGTCTGTTTCAAGTCCATAGCCATTGGCAAGTGGGTGAACCTGGACATGCTGGCGGTACGTGATCCCGATGTGCTCATCGACGAAATCGACCCGGAATTCTACGATGAGGATGAACGCCTGCCCTACTGGGCGGAGATCTGGCCCTCGGCGATCGGTCTCGGCCGTCACCTGTTCGAGTACCCCGCGCCCGCCGGTTCCCGGATCCTGGAGCTGGGCTGCGGCATCGGCCTGGCCGGTATCGCCGCGGCCGCGGCCGGACTGGCGGTCACCGCGTGCGATTACGAGGAAGACGCCCTGGCCTTCGCCCGGTACAACGCCCGGCTGAACGCCCTGGATGGACGCGTATCCTTCCGCTTCCTGGACTGGAGAAACCCGGATCTCGACCGCAAGTACGCCATTGTAATCGGTTCGGACATCCTGTACGAAAGGCCGAATCACGACCCGATTCAGCGCCTGCTCCATGAAACGCTGGAAAAGGGCGGCATGTTCCTCGCGAGCGATCCCGACCGCCGGGCGGCCGCCCCATTCGTCGAATCCATGATCGCCCGGGGATACCGCCACAGCGCGCAGCCCCGCAAGGTGAAATTCGAAAGCAAGGATAACCGCGTTATCGTCCACCGGTTTCTCAAGGCAGACTGA